One genomic window of Leptospira paudalimensis includes the following:
- the plsY gene encoding glycerol-3-phosphate 1-O-acyltransferase PlsY, protein MILAAILFSYLFGGIPVGFILAKQVRGIDIREHGSRNIGATNVGRVIGWKYGFLALLLDALKGSIPVISASYIDSPYSLTTTEILLGSVAILGHTFTPFLHFRGGKGVATALGVYMTLVPIVTVCAIVIFLIVYKISGFVSLGSILATLSMPLWYFGSSKVLPSADYQPIIFFVLVATFFLITYSHRENIKRLISGKELRASQDAK, encoded by the coding sequence ATGATTCTTGCCGCAATCCTATTCAGTTACCTTTTTGGTGGCATTCCGGTGGGGTTTATCCTTGCCAAACAAGTGCGAGGGATTGATATCCGTGAGCACGGTAGCCGAAATATCGGTGCCACAAATGTAGGCCGAGTGATTGGTTGGAAGTATGGATTTTTAGCTCTGCTTCTCGATGCTCTGAAAGGTTCCATCCCCGTCATCTCTGCCTCTTACATTGATTCCCCTTATTCTCTTACAACAACGGAAATCCTACTCGGTTCCGTCGCTATCCTTGGACATACCTTCACACCCTTTCTCCACTTTCGAGGTGGAAAAGGTGTCGCAACTGCCCTTGGGGTGTACATGACCCTAGTTCCCATTGTGACAGTTTGTGCAATTGTGATCTTTTTGATTGTCTATAAAATCTCTGGATTTGTTTCTTTAGGGTCTATCCTGGCAACACTTTCCATGCCTCTTTGGTACTTTGGTTCTTCCAAGGTATTACCTAGTGCCGACTACCAGCCGATCATCTTTTTTGTGTTAGTTGCTACTTTTTTTCTCATCACTTATTCCCATCGGGAGAATATCAAACGTCTCATTTCAGGAAAGGAACTGAGAGCTTCTCAAGATGCAAAATGA
- the der gene encoding ribosome biogenesis GTPase Der, whose product MKGLPVVTIVGRQNVGKSTLFNAILRAQSAITENTAGVTRDVLQKTVERSEFKIPFTLSDTPGLDIENIDEISKEIIEIAFEHLRNSDLILHVIDHKDLRKYDHKLIDLFKKDEILKSKNVLTLINKVDTEQDEYDLEPFYKLGLNELLPISALGRRNFDLLYQKINFFLPDKIKTQEDPYCKIAIIGKPNSGKSSLLNTFLGYKRAVVSDVPGTTRDSVSDQFYFQNHKLEIIDTAGIRRKSKTGESLEFYSYKRTLHSLGEADVVVLLVDAMKGLGEFDKKIFGEIQELGKPMIVAVNKWDLVPEKESNSWKHYKDRMEGKLSILKERPLLSLSAKEKLRTHKLLEEVVSLFEKSQKKLTTRQLNDWLSKWGGKNKVQKASNRPPKVYYATQVSQIPFKILFFVNDTKLFPSNILSFYRKSIVKEFGLDGLAVEIELRNRNEGKEGRE is encoded by the coding sequence ATGAAGGGACTTCCCGTTGTTACCATAGTCGGTAGACAAAATGTGGGGAAATCCACATTATTTAATGCCATACTCCGAGCACAAAGTGCCATTACAGAAAACACAGCAGGTGTTACACGTGACGTTTTGCAAAAAACAGTCGAACGTTCTGAGTTTAAAATTCCATTTACCTTGTCTGATACACCAGGACTTGATATTGAGAACATCGATGAAATCTCAAAAGAAATCATCGAAATAGCTTTTGAACATTTGCGTAATTCTGATCTTATCTTACATGTCATTGATCACAAAGACTTACGAAAATATGATCACAAACTGATCGATCTTTTCAAAAAAGATGAAATTCTTAAAAGTAAAAATGTACTTACCCTTATCAACAAAGTGGATACCGAACAAGATGAATATGATCTGGAACCATTTTACAAACTGGGGTTAAACGAACTGCTTCCGATCTCTGCCCTTGGGCGCCGCAATTTTGATTTACTCTACCAAAAAATTAATTTTTTCCTACCAGACAAAATTAAAACCCAAGAAGACCCGTATTGCAAAATTGCCATCATCGGGAAACCAAACTCTGGTAAGTCGTCTCTTCTCAATACATTTCTTGGTTACAAACGAGCAGTGGTGAGTGATGTTCCTGGCACCACAAGGGATTCAGTATCTGATCAGTTTTACTTCCAAAACCATAAATTGGAAATCATCGATACAGCAGGGATCCGAAGGAAATCCAAAACAGGCGAAAGTTTAGAATTTTATTCGTATAAAAGAACCTTACATAGTTTAGGTGAAGCTGATGTGGTCGTACTTCTCGTAGATGCCATGAAAGGCCTTGGTGAATTTGATAAAAAAATCTTCGGGGAAATCCAAGAACTGGGAAAACCCATGATCGTTGCGGTGAACAAATGGGACCTAGTCCCTGAAAAAGAATCCAATTCCTGGAAACACTACAAAGACCGAATGGAAGGAAAACTTTCCATACTCAAAGAACGCCCGCTCCTCTCTCTTTCTGCTAAGGAAAAACTCCGCACCCACAAACTCTTAGAAGAAGTGGTTTCCCTCTTTGAAAAGTCCCAAAAAAAGCTCACGACTCGCCAATTAAATGACTGGTTAAGCAAGTGGGGGGGAAAAAATAAGGTACAGAAGGCATCGAACCGACCTCCGAAGGTGTATTACGCCACCCAGGTCTCGCAGATCCCTTTTAAAATATTGTTCTTCGTGAACGACACAAAACTCTTTCCCTCAAATATTTTGAGTTTCTACCGAAAGAGTATAGTAAAGGAATTTGGACTCGACGGCCTTGCGGTTGAGATCGAACTCCGTAACAGAAACGAAGGAAAGGAGGGCAGGGAATGA
- the smpB gene encoding SsrA-binding protein SmpB: MGKTKKDDKPRGTDPLINKKAKFNFELLDSFEAGVVLTGSEVKSLREKKGNLTDCFAKVRNGEVFLENFQIPPYKNGGYANHPEIRPRKLLLKAKEIEKIDRSIKEKGLVLVATRCFFKNNRLVKIDVALAKPKKLYDKRDDIQKKEAKIDMERAMKEHLRK, encoded by the coding sequence ATGGGCAAAACCAAAAAAGACGATAAACCACGCGGAACCGATCCTTTAATCAACAAAAAGGCAAAGTTCAATTTCGAACTGCTAGATTCGTTCGAAGCTGGTGTTGTTCTCACAGGATCTGAGGTAAAATCCCTAAGAGAAAAAAAGGGAAACCTTACTGATTGTTTTGCCAAAGTGAGAAATGGGGAAGTATTCTTAGAAAACTTTCAAATCCCTCCTTACAAAAACGGAGGTTATGCGAACCACCCTGAGATTCGCCCACGAAAACTCCTCCTCAAAGCAAAAGAAATTGAAAAGATAGACCGTTCCATCAAAGAGAAGGGGCTTGTGCTTGTTGCCACACGTTGTTTCTTTAAGAACAACCGTTTGGTGAAGATTGACGTCGCTTTAGCCAAACCAAAAAAATTATATGACAAACGTGACGATATCCAAAAGAAGGAAGCCAAAATCGATATGGAAAGAGCCATGAAGGAACATTTACGCAAATGA
- a CDS encoding AAA family ATPase: MEFVTIADVKVPVLPHSEKFPVFPSSLVETDSVKQTLQKILYPMLEGMPVLLVGDAGVGKNALIYYINSLRKQPTLRFSFNEDTLPEDLIGSYRILLDGKGFTWSNGPLTNALSEGLSFVADEMNLCAPNIIKRFSSVYESNYLDLLEGSGERVKGKTGFWFIGTQNPSEGFEGRKPLPFDITKHFAVVYVDPYTPDEMFYILKKLYPMLSEEVLKQIIRISIESEKRIKSGEVGKGDLEKYHFNLRKLQKYCNRLVLFGAKDKTVSVREALYLFEEPFRKKEDRDKQRELIESEFGGAVKLVPTKGYVQGSTIFWNDKEIKTWDETKTISLLSKYPTPEPILHFLDQVFTAIQAKENILIEYREDQDPQEFLPLFTELTGIQIESVMLSKGMHTSDVVGALKPTEEGNIESVTWVDGPLTRAIRNGHIILISGLESAGAELVEKMNMLTDDARSLTLPPESGEYLPVKLTETSVVFGMKSFRASKSVTTISRAFRNRFTPILFPELEDVKVLEEILEFFLPEGVLPRSLARFHLKVKELSEKRTIGSANLMPYRFGIANLLKWKNHIYRYNQTDVKDIAIRGGKIYYTNQIADPKERKELERLLEGYLSGVEVVSTLFEEIEEKKKTFTVESGLNRKNWWDPELHKRDPLTGVAKKLNSGEETKRGIEINTPETGGGTKEGPDAWYGQDTQGNQGQGEPQGGGGAWGYRTEELYKQFLKKRRLLWDYSIMVGLEEFKSVFGKELEEVELNLEQLFDPEIDIHRMYKNEGSRVDARKYISYKSGRGDTKIFDKTTIEKNDEKLKGVEVTFLVSKCRRIFNFEYSIAMLSALLVSLHILNEHDIKTSVHTFCDIKNSKDTVDIFNLKSAEEDYTPEKEEEVFSALCKNWQGDSIPEFQVLSNCERYFSPDAQTKIIVILSDFRGQRAKTYIEDELASFDTRKMKEAVLKNEEKNYVFLGVGLGSRYIAEHVFHDSLQITADNFYSMPNLIGAEIARLVQIHHSLRQ; this comes from the coding sequence ATGGAATTTGTAACCATCGCCGATGTGAAAGTGCCGGTTCTCCCGCACTCCGAAAAATTTCCCGTTTTCCCTTCTAGCCTTGTTGAAACTGACTCGGTGAAACAAACCTTACAAAAAATCCTTTACCCCATGCTCGAAGGTATGCCAGTCCTCCTCGTCGGAGATGCTGGTGTTGGAAAAAATGCTTTAATCTATTATATCAATTCGCTTCGGAAACAACCGACACTTCGGTTCAGTTTTAATGAGGACACACTCCCAGAAGATTTGATTGGATCGTATCGTATCCTTCTCGATGGGAAGGGTTTTACTTGGTCGAACGGTCCACTTACCAATGCTCTTTCCGAGGGTTTAAGTTTTGTGGCCGATGAGATGAACCTCTGTGCACCAAACATCATCAAACGATTTTCCTCTGTCTATGAATCCAATTACCTCGACTTACTCGAGGGCAGTGGGGAACGAGTCAAAGGCAAAACGGGTTTTTGGTTTATTGGAACCCAAAACCCAAGTGAAGGATTTGAAGGTCGTAAACCCTTACCCTTCGATATTACCAAACATTTTGCAGTTGTTTATGTTGATCCGTATACTCCCGATGAGATGTTTTATATCTTAAAAAAACTTTATCCCATGTTATCGGAAGAGGTTCTAAAACAAATCATTCGCATCAGTATCGAATCGGAAAAACGAATTAAATCTGGTGAAGTTGGAAAAGGGGATTTAGAAAAATACCATTTTAATTTACGTAAGCTCCAAAAGTATTGCAACCGATTGGTATTATTTGGTGCAAAAGACAAAACGGTTTCGGTTCGCGAAGCCTTGTATCTCTTTGAGGAACCATTCCGTAAAAAAGAAGACCGTGACAAACAAAGAGAACTCATTGAATCGGAGTTTGGTGGTGCCGTAAAACTCGTTCCTACCAAAGGGTATGTACAAGGATCTACCATCTTCTGGAATGACAAAGAAATCAAAACTTGGGACGAAACAAAAACGATCTCCCTTCTTTCCAAATACCCTACACCAGAACCCATCCTTCATTTCCTGGACCAAGTGTTTACCGCCATCCAAGCAAAAGAAAACATCCTTATCGAATACAGAGAAGACCAGGACCCACAAGAATTTTTACCTCTCTTTACAGAACTCACAGGCATCCAAATTGAATCCGTGATGTTATCCAAAGGGATGCATACTTCGGATGTGGTGGGTGCCTTAAAACCAACAGAAGAAGGAAATATTGAAAGTGTTACTTGGGTTGATGGACCACTAACGCGTGCTATCCGAAATGGCCATATCATCCTTATCTCTGGTCTAGAATCGGCTGGGGCAGAACTTGTTGAAAAAATGAATATGTTAACGGATGATGCAAGGTCTCTCACTCTGCCACCAGAGTCTGGAGAATACCTTCCTGTCAAACTGACAGAAACCTCTGTGGTTTTTGGGATGAAGTCCTTTCGTGCTTCTAAGTCTGTGACAACGATCTCTCGTGCCTTCCGTAACCGTTTTACACCGATTTTATTTCCTGAGTTGGAAGATGTAAAAGTCTTAGAAGAAATTTTGGAATTCTTTTTACCAGAAGGGGTGTTACCTAGATCTCTTGCACGGTTTCACCTCAAAGTAAAAGAACTTTCGGAAAAACGTACGATTGGTTCGGCAAACCTTATGCCTTACCGATTTGGGATCGCAAACCTTCTCAAATGGAAAAACCATATCTATCGTTACAACCAAACCGATGTAAAAGACATTGCCATTCGGGGTGGAAAAATTTATTACACGAACCAAATTGCCGATCCTAAGGAACGAAAGGAACTGGAACGCCTGTTAGAGGGTTACCTCTCTGGTGTAGAAGTGGTCTCAACACTCTTCGAGGAAATCGAAGAGAAAAAAAAAACATTTACCGTTGAGTCAGGGCTAAATCGTAAAAATTGGTGGGATCCTGAACTTCACAAACGGGATCCCCTCACAGGTGTTGCGAAAAAATTAAACTCTGGTGAAGAAACCAAACGGGGAATTGAGATTAATACACCCGAAACAGGTGGAGGAACCAAAGAAGGACCTGATGCTTGGTATGGCCAGGACACACAGGGAAACCAAGGCCAAGGAGAACCACAAGGTGGTGGTGGTGCTTGGGGTTACCGCACCGAAGAACTCTATAAACAATTCTTAAAAAAACGCCGTCTGCTTTGGGATTATTCCATCATGGTGGGTCTCGAAGAATTTAAATCGGTGTTTGGAAAAGAGCTCGAAGAAGTCGAACTCAACCTAGAGCAACTCTTTGATCCTGAAATTGACATCCACCGCATGTACAAAAACGAAGGTTCAAGAGTGGACGCAAGGAAGTACATCTCTTACAAAAGTGGAAGGGGTGATACCAAAATCTTCGATAAAACCACCATCGAAAAAAATGATGAAAAGCTGAAAGGGGTAGAGGTCACCTTCCTTGTTTCCAAATGTAGAAGGATCTTTAACTTTGAGTATTCGATTGCGATGTTATCAGCCCTACTTGTGAGTTTGCATATTCTGAATGAACATGATATCAAAACAAGTGTTCATACCTTCTGTGATATCAAAAACTCAAAAGACACTGTGGATATTTTTAATCTGAAATCAGCAGAAGAAGACTACACCCCCGAGAAGGAAGAGGAAGTATTCAGTGCCCTTTGTAAAAATTGGCAAGGGGACAGCATCCCTGAATTCCAAGTCCTTTCGAATTGTGAACGTTATTTTTCACCAGATGCCCAAACCAAAATCATAGTCATCCTATCTGACTTCCGAGGCCAGAGGGCAAAGACCTACATTGAGGACGAACTCGCTTCTTTTGACACGAGAAAAATGAAAGAAGCTGTACTGAAAAACGAAGAGAAAAATTATGTATTTTTAGGGGTAGGACTTGGTTCTCGTTACATTGCAGAACATGTGTTCCACGACTCGCTTCAGATTACGGCTGACAATTTTTATTCGATGCCAAATCTCATTGGGGCAGAAATTGCAAGGCTTGTCCAAATCCACCATTCCTTAAGACAATAA